The genomic DNA TCCATAGTGAAGTAATTCCAGTCTGACTCTGTAAAGTTCACCtgaacagctgctgcagagaagcCGAGTCCAGATCTCTCACTCATTTAGTACTGGCTCAGACCTTACAGCCACTTGGGGGGGTGATTTCAGGGGTCAAGAGAGGCTTAAAAAGGTCACGGATAAGTAAACCCGTTTATAACACAGGAATGAATAAAGCATTATTGGGTCATTGGATGCTGCGGCCCGAATGAGGGATCATGTCCACCACCCTGCTGACAACGGGATCTAAAGAGAGTCGGAGACGTGTTCTAGAAGTGCTGACGTACGAGTGACATTGAGTCCATCTGGTTTACACTCCTATGGCAACAAagtactgtgtttatttttaataatcagtGATTTATTAACTTGTTTGATTACCTAACGAATGCAGAAATCACACAAGGCAAATGTCATATTGGAGTCTAAGTTTCTTATGCTCTGGATGAACGATTTATTTATCGAGAAGAGAAAAAGCGAGACGGAGCCAGTTTTGCGAgacttaaattaaacatttaatcaaacTCAAGATTTATATGTACGTCACAAAGCTGTTTTCAAAGCGAACAGAGTTGTTTTTCCATCCTTGTGCACTTCCACAGCAACTGTCATTGTGTTGATATTAATCAACAGGTCTCAGTTTACAACACTTAACTGTAAAgccaaaaaagaaatacttgcAACATTAACTTTATTGCAAAGCAGTTCATTAGTTCTTCTTTTCACAGCCTAACAGCCTAACGGAGCTCACACGGTGTTCCTGTTTTCTTTGGACAAATACACCTAAAATAGCTCGATAGCTGGAGAACCAGTGAAGGTCACATTAACTGTGTGACacctgtgttttctctcagctCGCTGCCTGTCCACATCCCCTCCGTCACTGCGTTCTTTATAGCTCTAGAGGTTGTGAATTCTACGGCAGAATAAACTTTGTTTACAGTCTTTGATCTCACGCAGTTTCCATTAAGACTAAATCGAGCTTGAACAACAGCACACAATTGTTTATTCCCCATCAGTCAGAGTGTTGTGACCAGATCACCTTGGATGACGGCTGGAAGGTTATTGtactttgtagttgttgttgtattattgGTGTTGGCTGATGATTAAGAATGTGGTATGGATTGACTTGATGTGTTTGCAAGGATTAAAAGTAAGCagatacaacatttaaaatccaaatgtatttatagagctcatttaaaaacagtttaccAAAGTGCTGTACCATTAATATAGCGAAACcaacacagtaaaacaacaacataataatgattataattataatgCTATTAaagctgataataataaaacctaataataataacaaaaattataataataataacaataattataatcacaaggaggagcaggaggatcatcataaagtaaaatagaaaaagagcgaaaaatgaaactgcaaataaaataataaaaaagaaactagGGGAACTCTCATAGAAAGTTAAAAGCCAAAAAATAAACGTGTTTTttagatgataataataataataatgatgatgatgatgaatacCATCAATAGAAATGATTAATAACAAGATTACGAACAattctataaataataataattaataccaacaataataatgattaataacaataataagaacaaaataataataattaattattataatgaggaggaggataatAATAACGTACACCAtaagagcaaaaaataaaacaacaaataaaaacattgaagcattaaaaacaaatcaataaaactcTGATAGAAAGTTAAAAgctaaagaataaaaatgtgtttttaagactggatttaaaaaaacaggcagtGTAGAGGACAGCCTGATGTTCAAAAGCAGCTTTTTCCAGAGTCCTCTGAGCTTCGGCCTCGACCGCCTACTATCTGTACAGTTTAGCATTTCAGAAGAAAACAGaatccagcagctgcagtcTTAAAAAAACCGCCCGATTCTCCACATTCCTCAGGCTGCAGAGATTCCCCCTCTGCCCCTGTGTCAAAGCTTGGCCTCCCGCCGAGACATGCTCACCAACGCACCCCCACGCTCCATGGAAACTCCAGTAACCCCTCCTCAATGGACAAAtgccccaacacacacacacagatatacacacacaagctcacTGTACAGGCCGAGAGACGGGGTCTCCCATGGCCGCCGTGCAGACAGCCACGCTCTGTGAACTGAGATCTCTTTTGTTTACCCCGATGGACAATAACcagtctgtctgttttctccttCCCTTTCATTCGctgtctcctcccacctctttcatccccccccctccccctcctcctcgccGTACCTGTACCTGCAGGATGACCATCTGCGACCTCTACACCATGCCCCGGGTCACCGAGCCCGTCTGGCTGACGATGATGTCGGGGTGTCGGAGAAGAACCAGCTCTGCGGTCACTTCATGAGGGAGCTCTCCCTGCTGATGGAGCAGGCCTCCAAGAACCAGTTGAGTGTCTGCTTCTACTCCAACATCCTTCTTTAACATGTTGcaggcggctgtggcacatgaggtagagcgcttgtcccgtaaccacaaggttggtggttcaaagccctctaccggcaacatgccgaggtgtccttgagcaagacacctaaccccaagttgctccccgggcgcttcattgcagcccactgctcctccgggatgggttaaatgcagagaaataatttccccattgtgggactaacaaaggcttaattattattattattattattattattattattattattattaggatgtTTTAGGAGGTTGCATCCCAAAAAACTGGGATCAAGGGAGCTATATATAACGCTGAAGATAACAGCAGCGCTCGGACGTTAAGAAATTCTACACATGCATAGTTTTTCTCCACATCTTTTGTTTGCTTGTACTTCCCGGACGAGAGTAtcaacagagaaacacaagcagGTTCACGCACACACTATTCATTCTGTTCTATTCAACATACTCTATGgtctttctttcacacacacacactgaatgtttCACCctctttgcatttatttgtctgCCTTGAGAGGAGCTGTGAATGAGAAGATCCCTGCCAGTCTCTAATCGCTTATTGTTGCTGTCACAAAGCCGCGTCAAACCAATGATGATTGTACATGTTTGAATTGGTAGCGAGGCCTTTATTGAACATAGCGCCTCGTATTCAGCGGATTTAAGAAGCAGTGTTCAGCACACTGATCAGAATTGAAACGTCAAGTTGATCTTGAAGGACGGGAATAGTTGCGAACATGTTTaaaagatgtgtgtttgtttctaatCCTGATTAGTGGATTCAacgcaaaagaaaaacaaacaaaaggctgCAAATTAAAGGATAAGAACAGATAAAACTAGAAGCCATCTTGCGGTGGGATCACACCAGCTGCAACGCATAAATCGAACCAAAAGCAAAAGAGCAGGACCATCGTCCAACTTGAATTTGGATTTTGATTTCAAATACACTTCTgtaaagtttaaataaagagaGTAGGACAGAAatgacacacactgactcacaaagtgaaaacaaacagaacaaaatgctACCGCTCGTAgtggctttaaaaacaaatatattcgAGTGATTATGACAAGAGCGctcctgtgtgtttctgaagAACAAACTGAGGAAAACTATCAGACatggtgtattttttaaaacacccgTACCTCACTACACCTTCTAATGTGAATCTCCACGGACCTTTaactttctcactctctctaaATGTGGAGTTTCTTTATCAGTAACTTCCCAGTAAAAGTCACTATTTCCACcagcaccatcatcatcatcatcatcaaagcaTTGCGTCTCCATAGCAACCACTCGTACCACTGCATAACTGTATCACGTCTTTTCTGAGGCATCCCGTCAGTATTCCTACGATGACTGGTGGTTTGGTCACCGCTGTGTGATAGCACGTGATTGAACTTCACTGCCGTGAGTCACAAGACAGGAAGGGAAGTGGACGCTTGTGGTCGGCACTGAGAACTGAATCATGctaataagtgtgtgtgtgtgtgtgtgtgtgtgtgtgtgtgtgtcagtcgtGTGTGcatacgtctgtgtgtgtgtcagtcatgTGTGCATacgtctgtgtatgtgtgtgttgcaaaCAAAGGACGTCTGACCAAAGTTTTCTGTGTAGTGAGATAAAAAGTGATCTAACCAAACAAAGGGGGGGGAAACTGAGAAAGTGAACCCAGCTAggaagtaaaaaacaaaatggattctcctccactctctgctGACCAAACCTTTTGTCTGATATTCCAGATTCCTCCCCGCGTTATTGACGGCCATCCTGACCAATCACCTGGCCTGGGTGCCCACCGTCATGCCCAACGGACAGCCTCCGATCAAGATCTTCCTCGAGAAACACTCCTCAAAAAGCGTCGACTTGCTGGCAAAGACGCACCCCTACAACCCTCTGTGGGCACAGCTAGGTGAGGCAacgaaaaaaacccacaaacacacacaaaaaaaggcttGAACGTATCCTAACCTGCCAGCGTTAATcaatacacacaaagacaagtTAGGACTGTCTTCTCTACATGCAGCTCCATTAATCTACCATTTAGTGTCATAGGTGTAACGCAATCCTTGATTAAATCTTCTCCTTAGCAGCATTTCTCATGAAAATGCATAAGTTTGAAGCTGCATATCTTATTTATACTTATCTTCTGTGGGAAACCTCACGTTGTCTTCCAGTGATGCACGTTGCATTAGTGGAAATCTAAACATGCAATTCTGCTCAGTCTCTCGTTTCTGTTTGATGATGTGTTTATAGCGGCGGTAGATTTATAGGCGGATATAGCAAGTAGTGATAatctataaatacacagacttCAACGTAAAGTGTGTGTCGAGGAGCCCACAAGTTCACCTCAAGTGACATGGGAGATGTGCAGACAGTGAGTTAGTGGTGACACCTAGTGGTCAGAGATGAGAACTGCAAGCCAGAAGGAAAATTGTGCAAATTacctttttattaaataaaaaaaaaagttttatgagAAGTTATTGCATCTAAAACATTGATGCTAATGTTTCCTTTTCCCTCACCGTGTGTAGGAGACCTGTACGGGTCCATCGGGTCGCCGGTGCGGCTGTCCAGGACGGTGGTTGTCGGCCGCAGACAGGAGCTGGTCCAGAGGCTCCTCTACGTCCTCACCTACTTCATCCGCTGCTCCGAGCTGCTGGAGACCCACATGCTGGACAGCGCCGAGGACGAGGCCATCGTCATGCCGGGCTCCCTCATCACCACCTCCCTGAGGaaaggagaggtggaggagtcGGACTACGTCCTGGTCACCGTCCACAAACCCAGCGGGGACTACCTGTCCCACCACGGGGCCCACGGCCGGCAGACGGAGGCGGAGGACAGCAGCTACCCTTCAGACAACAGCCTCCAGAGCAGCACCTACACGGACACGGAGGTGGAGTGCGGCGCCGGGGACACGCCgaaggaggaagatgaggacgaggaggaggaggaggaggaggaggaggaggacagcagtGAGAGTCAGGGGTCCAGGAGCAGTGTGCTTCAGACGGGGCTCAGTCAGACTAACGACCCCGTTATCAGGACCGCAGAGGCAGCTGAACCCGAGGAGACACGCCGGGTGTCCAGCAGCCCGCTGGCCCAGGAGGCCCGGCTGGAGACGGTGCTGCGCGTTGGCTCGGCGTCCCCCAGGGAGCAGGTCTCCATGCTGGATGCAGAGACCAAGGGAGACCTGAAACTCATCGTCCCATCTGTACCCACAACCCTCTCCTCAAGTCCATCCCAAACTCCCGTCACCACAGAGGGGACAAGCTCTGAGACGGATGGCGGCACGGGGGACCAGCCCACCACGGTTCTGGCTCCACGGACCTTAGGGATCCCTCTCGAGAAGAAACCCCCCGATAAGAACCCAGCTGCTGCGATACCGGTGCCATCGACACCCGTGAACGCCGTGACGGGGCCCATGGCGTTGACTCTaacggaggaggaggggccGGCAACAAAAGTCACCTTCCTCATCGGCGACTCCATGTCTCCGGAGTCGGACACAGAGAGCCGCAGACGGAAGGTGGAGGACGATTTCAGAGAGTTCAAGAAACGGCAGCTGCagcttcatcatcaccatcaccatcatcatcatcatcagcagcaacCGCAGAGGGGAGGGGATTCAACGACCAGCAACACGGGCTCATCGGAGGACCAAACCACACAGACCAAGGCGGCCCCGGCGCTGCAGCGGGTTTCCAGAATGATCAGTGTGGACCACTTTGACGAGTACTTCAGCCCGGAGAACCCGGTGGAGACTCGGACTATAGACGATGTGGTCAAACGGCAGGAGGCCAGAACCACGGACGGTAGCGCACAAAGGCTCGCCGGACCCCTCAGGAGTCCTCCGGCCCGGTGGCTTGGGGGGTCACGGCTTCCAGGGTGCAGGGaggggtcagggtcagggtctcTGTTTAGGTTCAGGTAGCGGAGACTCAGGGTCCGGCAGGAAGGGGGACGCTTTGTTGGACGTCCAGAGGAGGTGCAGGTGTGGATCCACGGATTCCTCTGACgcctgctgctgcaggagctgGACCGCCGAGCAGGACAAGGGTCTCCTGTCGTCGGTTCCAGTCCCGCCGGACGGCAAAGAGGACCAAAAACAAAAGGCGGTGCCGGTGAACGACTGGGAGATACCGCGCAACGAGAGCTCGGACAGCGCGCTGGGGGACAGCGAGAGCGAGGACACCGAGGACTggcaggaggaggtgatggtgcCATTCCCCGGGTGAGCAGAGGACACGTTCGATCCCCGCTGACTAGCTTCAATATtcgaaaaaacaacaaacatctcATCTCTAACGTCATGTTTTTTTGGATTTACAGGTCCAAGCTGGTGGAGAACTTCTCGAAGCCGAGCATTGCCAATTTCGGCCGCTCTCTGTTCGGAGGCTACTGCCCCACCTACGTGCCAGACTTTGTACTGCATGGGTTGCCTAGCGAAGAGAAGCTGCGGCAGTGCCTCATGGCCGAATTAACCCATGCTGTTCAGGTGAAGGACTGAAGTGatttcacatattattcagGAAACTATTCCTACGAGTAAATGCCTTATCGTGCAGAATGGAGAATCCCCCTTTGTTCCCTTCTTTGCATGTGTTTCATCGGACTTCTCTGTTCCTCTGCAGCACCCAGTGTTGGATGAGCCCATAGCGGAGGCCGTCTGCATTATAGCAGACACGGATAAGTGGACGGTGCAGGTGGCGAGCAGCCAGAGACGAGCCACGGACGTCAACAAGCTGGGGAAGGAGGTCCTGGTGTCCAGTCTGGTATCCAGCCTACTGCAGTCCACTCACCAGCTCTACAAACTCAACCTCTCACCCAACTTTGTACGTGAAGCCTCTCAGTCAAACACTCCTCAGAGTTCAGTCATCTCCGCTTTTCATTCTCGTGTTTTGCTAaacatgtgtctcctctcctttcagtGTATAATGCACCTTGAGGACCGCCTGCAGGAAATCTACTTCAAGAGTAAGATGCTTGCTGAGTATTTGAAGGGCCAGACGAGAGTCCACGTGAAGGAACTGGGCATGGTCTTAGGGTAAGCAGCTCACCTTTATCCTCATCTCACATGAGCTGTGAAGCTGCAGCATTAAAAATCAGATCATATTACAGTTTGTTTGTCTCgtgcatacacaaacaaatgacGTGATAAACAGTCGTGGACACTTGTTTCACACTTCTCCTCTGATCATACGGTGGCAGTAATTCTCTAAGATAAATAGCAATGTTACAGGGATGTAACACTCCACATGGCACCTTTGAATCCCCATTAATGTGTagaaagaagcagagaaaacagatgCTGGGAGTTAAAGAACTACAGATAAAAATCTGTGTAAATTATtttgcaacaaacacaaaaaacttgCAACGCTTTTGCTTTAGTTTCACATGTTCGGTATTAAAAGAACtgcaaaaaactgcagataaagaaaataaattaacaatgGTTATTGATTGTATCAGGGTTAAtggacaaagaaaaatgttcctGAAATGTTTATGTGTTGAGTTAGTAGATCATCACATCCTGATCTTTGCTCTCGTTGCAGAATCGAGTCCAGCGACCTCCCCCTGTTGGCGGCCGTGGCGAGCACTCACTCCCCCTACGTGGCCCAGATCCTGCTATGAGACCGTAGCGGCTCTGAGCTGCCTAAAGGGGGCCCCCGTCAGACCTGGGAGCTGCCACTCCGGCCCCCCATCACCCCAGACAAACCGGGCCGTCCGTGCTCCCCAGCTGACCCAAGTGGGATCTTTACATCCGTGGGCCTGATCCTCATCGTGGTGCAGTACATATGTTTCACCACTAGGGGTCACCAGAGAGCTGCAGACCTGAATGACCTCCTCCAgctgtttgaatgtttaaagcagaaactctttttgtattttttggacACAAAAGCCAAAGACTTTATACAATTTTTCTTCCAGTTGAGAATGAAACTTTGACAGGATAATAACTATGGATTTAGtttcttttacttctttttttctcctctatgTACAATCTTAACGGACGGACTACAAGTTTAAAGGAAAcagagggacattttttttattacttttgaagTAAATATCATTGAGAACAGTATCAATCTCATGCCAATTATGTTATTTCacttgttttcatgtgtttgtttacaagccAAATTCACCCTGAGATTTCACCATgatacatctttattttttctggttTCAAACGGCAGCGCACACCacgattctttttttttttttttgggatccacaaacttatttaaaaattttttttttaaatggctatAAAGTGGCTTTGACATTCTTCTCACCGGTACAGCTCTACCTCAGATCTTCAGATGGGCCGTGGACGACACATTTACAGCGAGCCCCGTAGAAAACCCTGAggtaaactttttttaaactttttgaatCAGAGGAATGTCAACAACGTGAGGACTCCACGCCGTGTtctttggacaaaataaaaagatgattgatacacaaaaacatattttttttcgcTTCAGAATGTGTACAAGGGACAAAAAAAGAGTCTCTTTCgactgtggaggaaaaaaaactaaaaacgtGCATCATCCACGTGTATTTTAAGAAACCAAAATGCTGAAATATTTTCACACTTTTATAGCTTCGCCGAGTTTTTTTTACGATGTTTACGGCTTCGaccagaaagagaaagaggaagagaggagtaTAGGAACACGGGAGGCCTTACCGtggatttaaatatatgtatatgtatatatatgtatatatatatatatatatatatatatatctcagttAACACTATTTTCAAACATGTTTCTACGACAGTTatactcacaaaaacacacaatatacaaAACTACAGAAGCACATCTTTATCTTCTTGTTTTCCGTTGGATTTCCCGTGAAGGTGACGGATGATTTTGGTTGTCATATCGTACAGTCAGGGTGCGATTTGCGTTTcgatttttctgtttttggattCTCTCCTGGGcgtattttgtttcttttattactCCATTGACACCATTGgaaataaatctatatttttgttgtgtctctgtttgatTTTAGACAAATTAGGTGAGTTAAAACTGATATATCATATTGGTAAACGCAGTCAAAACCAGGGAGAAACTACTGAGGTTCATCCATAAAGTAGTCCATTCCACTGTGGTTCAACTTAATGAATTATATAAATTTAgcaaactcaataaaaaaaatcacctgtTTCTTTCCCAAATTTATAAAACAAATCCTCCTTAAAGACTGGAGTGTGCCTCAGGCctgaaaaaacagtttatttatttctttaactgAAATCGCACCCTGTTTACGACTCGAGtcttaacattaaaaatggcTAAAATCAAATTATAGACTTTGCTTTGTTTCTGCATCCAAGATGCTCCGCTGTATCAGCCCAACGTTTTGTACCACCCAGCCatcatgtttaaagaaaaaaacggaaaagaaaaaaggtatgAGTTTCTATCTGCGTTATCCCTCTTTGTGTATGAGTAAATTATTTAGTCGGTATGTAGAACGGTTCGTGTAAACTGTACATTCTCCTGTTTATTTCCATGTATTTGTACAGAATGTTCTTTTAAGAATTGTCTCCtcggattatttttttttcccaattttATGGGAATGTTGTGCAATAAAGACGGCGA from Anoplopoma fimbria isolate UVic2021 breed Golden Eagle Sablefish chromosome 24, Afim_UVic_2022, whole genome shotgun sequence includes the following:
- the fnip1 gene encoding LOW QUALITY PROTEIN: folliculin-interacting protein 1 (The sequence of the model RefSeq protein was modified relative to this genomic sequence to represent the inferred CDS: inserted 1 base in 1 codon; deleted 1 base in 1 codon), whose product is MPPTLFQKLFNKRNSFPSPPPRSSREDPAFSWPIPQLEPSQIRLIVYQDCERRGRNVLFDSNAKKRGTEETPITSTEGQAKMFGKCCQLRPTGGSSSSLDSSSSCTSETKETKEQGIRFQGSRCSSDVVMLGEMMFGSVAMSYKGSTLKIHQIRSPPQLMLSKVFTARTGGSVYGSLNTLQDSLEFIGQDGNTLRPDQNTGPNSLLGNIGFSQLCSPRRAFSEQGPLRLIKSASFFSGHSHPMDMPGRGLHDERDSGIARSASLSSLLITPFPSPGSSLTSSCASSYQRRWLRSQTTSLENGVFPRWSVEESFNMSDDSAGPSLGVARKKKIAIGVIFMLSPNAEENSRFQDFFFSHFPLFESHMNKLKSAIEQAMKMSRRSADASQRALAYSRMVDGLNEFRMTICDLYTMPRVTEPVWLTMMSGXSEKNQLCGHFMRELSLLMEQASKNQFLPALLTAILTNHLAWVPTVMPNGQPPIKIFLEKHSSKSVDLLAKTHPYNPLWAQLGDLYGSIGSPVRLSRTVVVGRRQELVQRLLYVLTYFIRCSELLETHMLDSAEDEAIVMPGSLITTSLRKGEVEESDYVLVTVHKPSGDYLSHHGAHGRQTEAEDSSYPSDNSLQSSTYTDTEVECGAGDTPKEEDEDEEEEEEEEEEDSSESQGSRSSVLQTGLSQTNDPVIRTAEAAEPEETRRVSSSPLAQEARLETVLRVGSASPREQVSMLDAETKGDLKLIVPSVPTTLSSSPSQTPVTTEGTSSETDGGTGDQPTTVLAPRTLGIPLEKKPPDKNPAAAIPVPSTPVNAVTGPMALTLTEEEGPATKVTFLIGDSMSPESDTESRRRKVEDDFREFKKRQLQLHHHHHHHHHHQQQPQRGGDSTTSNTGSSEDQTTQTKAAPALQRVSRMISVDHFDEYFSPENPVETRTIDDVVKRQEARTTDGAHKGSPDPSGVLRPGGLGGHGFQGAGRGQGQGLCLGSGSGDSGSGRKGDALLDVQRRCRCGSTDSSDACCCRSWTAEQDKGLLSSVPVPPDGKEDQKQKAVPVNDWEIPRNESSDSALGDSESEDTEDWQEEVMVPFPGSKLVENFSKPSIANFGRSLFGGYCPTYVPDFVLHGLPSEEKLRQCLMAELTHAVQHPVLDEPIAEAVCIIADTDKWTVQVASSQRRATDVNKLGKEVLVSSLVSSLLQSTHQLYKLNLSPNFCIMHLEDRLQEIYFKSKMLAEYLKGQTRVHVKELGMVLGIESSDLPLLAAVASTHSPYVAQILL